Genomic segment of Bdellovibrio bacteriovorus:
CATCCCAATTCGTATCACAGCTATTTGGAGTCAAAGCTTTAGAAAGTCGTCGTGGAGATCGCGACGAGCGCCCACCGACCAAGTCGGCAGCGCAAATTATTGAAAGTCTGAAAGGCATTTGACTTCAGATCGTTTTGTGAGAAGTTCAAAGGGTTGAAACTTTCATATTGGATTATATTATCAGTTGCCTTGCATTTATTGGCGGTCACCGCCTTGCACTGGGGTTCCACTCCCGTGTCCTCAGATATTATTGAGGTCGTCGATCTGACGGTGATGAATGCGCCGCTGAGTGGGGGCTCTTCTCAGAACAAACTAGCGGCCCCCGCCACTTCTCAACCAAAAGTTCATCCTTCCACAAGCACGGCATCAGAAAAAGCGATGAAAGCACAAGACACGGCAGCAGATGTCGCGCAAGACGGTCCCGGCGATGGGACCTCCACCTCAAGCAGTGAATTTGGCGGTGGAACGGCAAGCTATAGCGAGATCACCCGATTTCCCAAGGTGAAAAAAGAAATCAAAGCTCAATATCCCGAAGAAGCCAAAAAATCAGGCATTGATGGGCCGGTCGTCTTAGAAATTATCATCGACAAACTGGGTCAAGTGCGTGAAGTTCAACTTATCAGCGGCCCCGGCCATGGTTTGAATGAATCCGCCATCGAAGCCTTGAAAAAATTCGAATTTCAACCAGCTTTCAAAGGCGAAGAATCTGTTGCCGTCAAGATCCGCTACACCTATAGATTTAAATTAGAAGTTAACTAGTCCGCTCAAAGGAAAACATCTGTGAAATACTCGAGTCTCTTACTGACTGCACTTTTAGGCGCTGCCGCGCACGCGCAAGAAAACATCCCGTCTTTCGAAACTGTTGTTGAAGACGTCGTTTTTAATACCTCTAATAAAGTCGTTATCGATGAGGAGACTATTAAAGAATCTCGCGCTCCGAACATCACGACACTGCTTTCAAGCCAGGCCAATATCACCGTGACAAGCACACCTTTTCAACCCAATTCGATCTTCATTCGTGGTGGTGACTCTAGTCATGTGATGATCATTGTTGATGGCGTTCCTTTTTATGATGCCTCGACCATTCAACGCACTTTCAATTTAAACTCACTGGATATTAAATCCGTTCGCCGCATTGAAATCATTAAAGGGGGCCAGACGGTTCTTTACGGTGGCCAGGCCTTAAGTGGCGTGATCAAAATCGACACAATTCCTCAAGAGTTTAAAACAAAGACCGGACTTGAAGGCCAGATCGGCACACAAAATTTCCGCGACATCACCGCCGTTCACACTGAAGCTTTGGATGAAAACAATGCTTTCATCGTACGCGGACATGGCGCGTGGAGAGATGCAGAGTCTCCCGTTTTAGGATCTTCAGAAACCTACGCTCGTAATAACTGGAATGCCGAAGGGACCTATGCTTGGAAAGGAGCGGTGGAAGGAAATCTGAAGGCGCTTTTTCTGCAAGACCTGAACGAATCACCCGCTTCCAGTCGCGTGAACAATCGCATTTACGACACGGTGGACTTTGATCAGTTCACTCGCCAGATCGGTGTTTCGTCGAATTTACGCTTTACTCAAACAGCTTGGGAGCCACGTTTGGCTTTGAGCACACAAAACAGTCTGCGCGATTACGATTGGCCTACTGTGGTTCCCGTGGATAATCCCACAGGGACAGAGGAGGATTATGGCGCAAATCTTCGCACGGTGCGCTTGGATTTTACTCCCTATAAAGGCGACAACCTGACGGTGATCGGTGGCTTGAGCTATATTTATGAAGATTTCGTCTTTAGAAGTAAGGGTGTTGAACAGGTCAATACCTTCTCTGAACAACGTGGCCTTTTCTTAAAAGGCGACTACGCTTGGAACAAGGATTTTTCATTGGCTCTCGGAGGACGTGTTGAAAACTGGGGAGATCAAGACCCGGTGGGCACATTCCAAGTGGGCCTCACCCTCTTTGAACATACAAAACTAGAAGTCGCTTCGGGCTATAAGATCCCTTCGCTGTTCCAATTGTACTCCCGTTACGGCAATCCAGATTTGAAAGCTGAAAATGCCAACCAATACAGCTTGATGCAAGAATGGAACATTAATGAAAGCCAGAATCTTTCCGTGACTTTGTTCTATTCTGAATTTTCAAATCTTCTGCAAATCACGGGTTCCCCGGGCAACATGAAGTACAACAACGTGGCTAAAAGTGAAACTCGCGGTGTCGATGTGGCCTACACGATCCGTCCTTTTACGGACGCTAGCGTCGTGGCAACTTACGGATACCAGGAGCCTCGCGATTTAGAAAACGACCGCTGGTTGCTTCGTCGCCCTCTGGTCAATGGCAGTCTTCGCTATATTCAGGCTTGGGGAAAACATTCCGGTTCAGTGGAATTGATTGGCGCGGGCACACGTTCTGACTTCGGCGCTACGGGTATTGTGACTTTACCTGGATATGTAACAGCCAATGCGGCTTACTCTTACGCACTCAATGAAAAGATGACGGTGTACACTCGTTTAAACAATCTAGCGGATCACCGCTATGAAGAGACTTACACGTATTACTCTGAAGGATTTAATGGTTCTTTAGGTGGGGAATACTGGTTCTAACTAAGAGGCCGCGGGAACACCCGCGGCTTGCGCCTCAATTTTTTTAACAAATTCCGCCACTTCAAAAATCATCAAGGTGCGTTTGTTTCCCAAGGCGTCATTCATCTCTACTACTTCCTTAATGTCACCTTGAAGATCTTTATTGGCTTGCGGAGTGAGTACCGCGGGAATACGCAGTTTCATTCCTTCATCCAGCGTGTTGATCGCATCGACTTCATCTACAAGAAGTCCGTACTTCGCTCGCTCTCCTTTTACAATCAAAACGCGCGACTGACTGCGATCCGATAATGCTGTCATTCCGTAGAAAACGCGAAGATCCACAACCATCACAACTTCCCCACGCATATTCATCATACCGGCTATATAGTCTGGATAGCCTGGAGGACAAACCATGTCGTCGGTGTATTTGGCAATCTCGTCGACCGCCCCTAAACGCGTCGAAAGCATGTGTTTTAGACGGAAAGATAAATAGGGTTTTCGGTCACTGGCTCTTTTCTGATGTTCCTTCGCACTTTCTTCTTTTTTGCCGTAAAGCGTTTGGTGACCTCGCGTGATCGCTAAGATCTCTTGATCTGAAAGGATTTGAGTTTCTTTAAGAAGCAAAATATGCAGATCCGGCTGCGGGCATACCAGTCCCTGCATCATCTCCACTTTTTCTTGCTTGAACATCGGCACTGGCAAAATGTCCTCTTCAAAGAACGTCACAATGCTGTCAACACAATCAACCAGGAATCCCACTTGAACTTTATCAAGCTTCAAAATCACAATACGGCGTTCTTCAAGCTCGGGGACGGCTTCCGGCTTTTGAAGCTTTAGAAACATCTGAAAGTCTAAAATGGGAATGATCGTACCGCGCAAATTAACCATGCCGATACAATGATCGACGGCAAGAACACTTCGTTTGATTTCGGGAACTTTGATAATTTCACTGATGCCAGAGATTTTTAAGCCAAATTCCAGGCCGCCTGATTTAAAACTGATGCACTGAGATCGCTTTGACTTCTTCTTTACGACCTCGGTGCGTTCTGAAGTTTGAGCCTGCTCTAAAATCTGCGGAATGTTTTCAATTTTAATCAGCAGCGCAGGATCAATGACCTCAATAATACGGTCCCCGCCATTCAACTTTAAAACGCCTCTGACGACGGACTTGGGGCCCTCTATTTTTTCATCCATCCAAGATATATTGTCTTCACTGACATTGAGCATTTCAGAAGTCGCGTCAAAAAGAAGGCCGATGCGCACTTTATGGATATTTATGATAGCGACTTTTTTGTTATCCTGCCCGGCTGTCGTCGGAAGGTCCAAAAGCTTCGCCATATCTACGATAGGCACAACAATGCCGCGAAGATTGAACAACCCCGTCAGATATTCTGGAGCCAAAGGTACGCGGGACACTTTGTCAGGAAAGTTCACCACTTCCTGAAGAGAAGAAATAGAGACAGCCAGTTCCGTGTCACTTAAGCGAAAGGACGCGAACATCTGAGTGCTCGCGGTCCGTAGCTTTTTTTGTCCAGATACTGCATCCATTCGTTTTCCTTTGGATTAAACTACGAATCTGGAAACGGTTTTATTCAGCTCTTCGGATTCATCCACCAAGGCTTGCGTTGAATGCGCAATCGACTCGGCAGCGGCCGTTGATTTTTCGGATTCAGTAGAGATATTCTGGATCGCGATGGCGATATATTTAGCCGCACTCGATTGTTCTTCAGCCGCGGCATTCACGTCTGAGATCGACATAGTCGTTTTCTCGATACCTGCCACGATTTTTCCAAATGCCTCTCCGGCCTGTTTCGAAATTGAGCTTCCTTGTTCCACACGTTTGACGGACTCATTAATCAGCTTAGAGATTTCTTTCGTCGCCTGAGAGGATCTTTCAGCAAGTTTACGGACCTCATCCGCGACAACGGAGAATCCTAAACCATGTTCTCCGGCACGAGCGGCCTCAATGGCTGCATTGAAAGCGAGCAAGTTTGTTTGACTGGCAATTTCACTGATCACTTTGATAATTTCGCTGATATCTTCTGAAGATTTATTGATCAACTCCATTGCTTCAATGGATTTACCAATCGCAAGGTTCCCCGCCTCAGCTTCTTTTTGAGTGACTTTTGCAAGTTCATTGGCTTGACGAGTGTTATCCGCGATGGATGAGATAGATGCTGTGAACTCCTCGATGGAAGCATTGATTTCTTCAACAGTAGAGCCTAAAGTGGCCGCTCCGATAGCGACAGAAGAACTTTGTGTCGCTATCACCTTCGAAGACGAACCGAAATTATGAGCGGAAGTGACTACTTGCGAAACAACCCCACGCAAGTCAGAAATCATTTTTTTAAGCCCCTGGGCCAACTGCCCGATCGCATCGTCTGAATTCACAGTGATCTCTGATGTTAAGTTTCCATTTGCAGCCGCATTCACGACGGTCAATAACAAATCCACTTTTTCTTGATCTTCCTGAGCTTTGCGTTTCACGGCCTGCTCAAGTTCGACTTGCTCTGTGATATCTGATGCAAACTTGACGACTTTATAAGGTCGTCCGTTCATATCCATGATTGGATTGTAGGTTGCTTGAATCCAAATACGCTTTCCACCCGCGCCAAAGCGCAAGTAGCGACCGGAATCAAACTCTCCACGATTCAGTTTTCTCCAGAAGTCTTCATACTCTGCACTGCGAGCATATTCAGGTTCACAGAACATACGATGGTGTTTTGTCACGATCTCTGCAGAGCTGTAACCCACCGTCTTTAAGAAGTTTTCGTTAGCAGAAATGATTGTGCCATCCATATTGAATTCAATCACTGCTTGAGCTTTACCAATGGCAACAATCTTACCTTCGTATTCTGCCGTCTTCATTTTTGATTGAGTGACATCCGTAGCAAACTTAACAACCTTATAGGGTTTCCCATCAGCATCAAAGATGGGATTGTACGAAGCATTGATCCAAATCTCTTTGCCGCCTTTACCGAAGCGTTTGAATTCACCGGCCACAAATTCACCGCGAGCTAGCTGTTCCCAAAAAGACTTATATTCCGAAGAGTTCGCATAATTTTCTTCGCAGAACATACGATGATGTTTTGTTTGAATTTCACCTAATGAATACCCGACAGCGCCTAAGAAGTTTTCGTTGGCGTTGATGATAGTCCCGTCCAAATTAAACTCGATCACGGCTTGAGCGCGACCGATCGCGGCCACCTTGCCTTCGTAATCCGCATTCATTCTTTTTGATTTTGTGATGTCTGTGGCAAATTTGATGACTTTAAAGGGACGACCCACAGAATCAAATACGGGATTGTAGGAAGCGTTGATCCAGATTTCTTTACCGCCTTTACCGAAACGCTTGAATTCACCTGCAATGAACTGGCCCTTTGCCAAGTTTTCCCAAAAGGATTTATATTCGGGTGTTTTTGCATATTCAGGATCGCAGAACATGGCGTGGTGATTGTGCTGGATTTCGCCAAGAGAGTAACCTACGGCCCCTAAAAAGTTCTCGTTCGCCGTAAGAATAGTTCCGTCGAGGTTGAACTCAATCACCGCCTGCGCACGGTGGAGCGCTTTGATCTCTTCTTTTAACAAAGTCAATTCGTCCACATTAGAAGTATAGGCGATTGTGTCTTCCGCGAATTTCCTAGCAACGCTCATGAGGGTCTCCCGTAGAATTTGTGTTCGATATCTATTTCGGTAGCCTAGGGATTTGCTAAATATGAAGAAAACGTGACGATCGATTTAAATGCATCTGACCTGAATGTTATAAAATTGTAAGTTTGCTACGTTGCTTTTTTGGTGTTCGTTTCAGACATCCGAGTTTATTCACGTTCTATAGGAAAATTTTGTTTATTTTCTTTAACAACTCGCGAGAGAAATACAAGGGTTCAC
This window contains:
- a CDS encoding energy transducer TonB, with translation MKLSYWIILSVALHLLAVTALHWGSTPVSSDIIEVVDLTVMNAPLSGGSSQNKLAAPATSQPKVHPSTSTASEKAMKAQDTAADVAQDGPGDGTSTSSSEFGGGTASYSEITRFPKVKKEIKAQYPEEAKKSGIDGPVVLEIIIDKLGQVREVQLISGPGHGLNESAIEALKKFEFQPAFKGEESVAVKIRYTYRFKLEVN
- a CDS encoding TonB-dependent receptor plug domain-containing protein; the encoded protein is MKYSSLLLTALLGAAAHAQENIPSFETVVEDVVFNTSNKVVIDEETIKESRAPNITTLLSSQANITVTSTPFQPNSIFIRGGDSSHVMIIVDGVPFYDASTIQRTFNLNSLDIKSVRRIEIIKGGQTVLYGGQALSGVIKIDTIPQEFKTKTGLEGQIGTQNFRDITAVHTEALDENNAFIVRGHGAWRDAESPVLGSSETYARNNWNAEGTYAWKGAVEGNLKALFLQDLNESPASSRVNNRIYDTVDFDQFTRQIGVSSNLRFTQTAWEPRLALSTQNSLRDYDWPTVVPVDNPTGTEEDYGANLRTVRLDFTPYKGDNLTVIGGLSYIYEDFVFRSKGVEQVNTFSEQRGLFLKGDYAWNKDFSLALGGRVENWGDQDPVGTFQVGLTLFEHTKLEVASGYKIPSLFQLYSRYGNPDLKAENANQYSLMQEWNINESQNLSVTLFYSEFSNLLQITGSPGNMKYNNVAKSETRGVDVAYTIRPFTDASVVATYGYQEPRDLENDRWLLRRPLVNGSLRYIQAWGKHSGSVELIGAGTRSDFGATGIVTLPGYVTANAAYSYALNEKMTVYTRLNNLADHRYEETYTYYSEGFNGSLGGEYWF
- a CDS encoding chemotaxis protein CheW, with the protein product MDAVSGQKKLRTASTQMFASFRLSDTELAVSISSLQEVVNFPDKVSRVPLAPEYLTGLFNLRGIVVPIVDMAKLLDLPTTAGQDNKKVAIINIHKVRIGLLFDATSEMLNVSEDNISWMDEKIEGPKSVVRGVLKLNGGDRIIEVIDPALLIKIENIPQILEQAQTSERTEVVKKKSKRSQCISFKSGGLEFGLKISGISEIIKVPEIKRSVLAVDHCIGMVNLRGTIIPILDFQMFLKLQKPEAVPELEERRIVILKLDKVQVGFLVDCVDSIVTFFEEDILPVPMFKQEKVEMMQGLVCPQPDLHILLLKETQILSDQEILAITRGHQTLYGKKEESAKEHQKRASDRKPYLSFRLKHMLSTRLGAVDEIAKYTDDMVCPPGYPDYIAGMMNMRGEVVMVVDLRVFYGMTALSDRSQSRVLIVKGERAKYGLLVDEVDAINTLDEGMKLRIPAVLTPQANKDLQGDIKEVVEMNDALGNKRTLMIFEVAEFVKKIEAQAAGVPAAS
- a CDS encoding methyl-accepting chemotaxis protein, producing MSVARKFAEDTIAYTSNVDELTLLKEEIKALHRAQAVIEFNLDGTILTANENFLGAVGYSLGEIQHNHHAMFCDPEYAKTPEYKSFWENLAKGQFIAGEFKRFGKGGKEIWINASYNPVFDSVGRPFKVIKFATDITKSKRMNADYEGKVAAIGRAQAVIEFNLDGTIINANENFLGAVGYSLGEIQTKHHRMFCEENYANSSEYKSFWEQLARGEFVAGEFKRFGKGGKEIWINASYNPIFDADGKPYKVVKFATDVTQSKMKTAEYEGKIVAIGKAQAVIEFNMDGTIISANENFLKTVGYSSAEIVTKHHRMFCEPEYARSAEYEDFWRKLNRGEFDSGRYLRFGAGGKRIWIQATYNPIMDMNGRPYKVVKFASDITEQVELEQAVKRKAQEDQEKVDLLLTVVNAAANGNLTSEITVNSDDAIGQLAQGLKKMISDLRGVVSQVVTSAHNFGSSSKVIATQSSSVAIGAATLGSTVEEINASIEEFTASISSIADNTRQANELAKVTQKEAEAGNLAIGKSIEAMELINKSSEDISEIIKVISEIASQTNLLAFNAAIEAARAGEHGLGFSVVADEVRKLAERSSQATKEISKLINESVKRVEQGSSISKQAGEAFGKIVAGIEKTTMSISDVNAAAEEQSSAAKYIAIAIQNISTESEKSTAAAESIAHSTQALVDESEELNKTVSRFVV